One segment of Agrococcus sp. ProA11 DNA contains the following:
- a CDS encoding GuaB1 family IMP dehydrogenase-related protein: MRFIDDIPEHDLTYSDVFLVPSRSDIGSRMSVDLSPDDGTRATLPIVASNMNSVTGPRMAATLARRGALAVLTQDPPIEDTCRSIAWVKAQPIGLESAHTARPGDVVAAVLERVPALPGHCVVIEGADGEMLGAIPAERLASALPDATLGDLLHSRLPELSPADVADGRAMFAALERAGVEVAPVVDGGRCLGIASRLGALRADIYRPALDASGRLHVAAAVGINGDPGAKAAALVEAGADVIVVDTAHGHQGGMLRALEAVRAAVGDALPVAAGNVVSSDGVRDLVAAGASILKVGVGPGAMCTTRMMTAVGRPQFSAVLDTAATALELDARVWADGGVRYPRDVALALAAGASSVMVGSWFAGTIEAPGRLQRDERGRLYKESWGMASTRAVLGRNAGLDAYELARKTLFAEGISTSTILLDPQRPSVEDLLDMITSGVRSSFTYAGASSVPEFRDRARVGVQSAAGYEEGKALPVSW, translated from the coding sequence ATGCGCTTCATCGACGACATCCCCGAGCACGACCTCACCTACTCGGACGTCTTCCTGGTGCCCAGCCGCAGCGACATCGGGTCGCGCATGAGCGTCGATCTCTCACCCGACGACGGCACGCGCGCGACGCTGCCGATCGTGGCGTCGAACATGAACTCGGTCACCGGCCCGCGCATGGCCGCGACGCTCGCGCGCCGTGGTGCGCTCGCCGTGCTGACGCAGGATCCGCCGATCGAGGACACGTGCCGCTCGATCGCGTGGGTGAAGGCGCAGCCGATCGGCCTCGAGTCGGCGCACACGGCGAGGCCCGGCGACGTCGTCGCCGCCGTGCTCGAGCGGGTGCCGGCGCTCCCCGGACACTGCGTCGTGATCGAGGGCGCCGACGGCGAGATGCTGGGCGCCATCCCGGCCGAGCGGCTGGCCTCGGCGCTGCCGGACGCCACGCTCGGCGACCTGCTGCACTCCCGCCTGCCGGAGCTCTCGCCCGCCGACGTCGCCGACGGCCGCGCCATGTTCGCCGCGCTCGAGCGCGCCGGCGTCGAGGTCGCGCCCGTGGTCGATGGCGGTCGCTGCCTCGGCATCGCCTCACGGCTGGGCGCCCTGCGCGCCGACATCTACCGGCCCGCGCTGGACGCATCCGGCCGCCTGCACGTCGCCGCGGCGGTCGGCATCAACGGCGACCCGGGCGCGAAGGCGGCGGCGCTCGTGGAGGCGGGCGCGGATGTCATCGTCGTCGACACCGCGCACGGCCACCAGGGCGGCATGCTGCGCGCGCTCGAGGCCGTGCGCGCCGCGGTCGGCGACGCGCTGCCGGTCGCGGCCGGCAACGTGGTCTCCTCCGACGGCGTGCGCGACCTGGTCGCCGCCGGCGCGTCGATCCTGAAGGTCGGCGTCGGTCCCGGCGCCATGTGCACGACACGCATGATGACGGCGGTCGGTCGGCCGCAGTTCTCGGCGGTGCTGGACACGGCGGCGACCGCGCTCGAGCTCGACGCGCGCGTGTGGGCCGACGGCGGCGTGCGCTACCCGCGCGACGTCGCGCTCGCGCTCGCCGCCGGCGCGTCGAGCGTCATGGTCGGGTCGTGGTTCGCCGGCACCATCGAGGCGCCCGGGCGGCTGCAGCGCGACGAGCGCGGACGCCTCTACAAGGAGTCGTGGGGCATGGCCTCGACGCGCGCGGTGCTGGGGCGCAACGCCGGCCTGGACGCGTACGAGCTGGCGCGCAAGACGCTCTTCGCCGAGGGCATCTCGACCTCCACGATCCTGCTCGACCCGCAGCGTCCGAGCGTCGAGGACCTGCTCGACATGATCACCTCCGGCGTGCGCTCGTCGTTCACCTACGCCGGGGCGTCGAGCGTGCCGGAGTTCCGGGATCGCGCGCGCGTCGGCGTGCAGTCTGCGGCCGGCTACGAGGAGGGCAAGGCGCTCCCGGTCAGCTGGTGA
- a CDS encoding multifunctional oxoglutarate decarboxylase/oxoglutarate dehydrogenase thiamine pyrophosphate-binding subunit/dihydrolipoyllysine-residue succinyltransferase subunit: MSTPADDNDFGANEWLVEEQYQLFLKDKDSVARSWWPILERYAAQRDAGGAATSMSEAPPANAAPKAPAPAPASASASASDAPEPSAPEPSDAPEPRDAPEQAAAPKRPTPPRQPQRAESRPDQPVDSGEAQRAQDAPQEETEGQAETPAPATKADGGIVAKTTGQAARPMPVPADAPTAVEKKAPADDEPSEEPVVTTLRGMPKTLAVNMDKSLSMPVATSVRTVPAKLMIDQRIVINNHLRRTRGGKVSFTHIIGYALVQALKAFPSQNVYYDLVDGKPAMIAPPHVNLGIAIDIPKPDGTRALLVPSIKACETMNFQEFVAAYEALVKKARANKLDAGDFAGTTISLTNPGGIGTVHSVPRLMPGQGCIIGVGALDYSAEFMGSSTETLANAGVGKTVTLTSTYDHRVIQGAGSGEFLKIVHGLIVGEQDFYKGIFADLRIPYEPIKWATDVAVREADELSKQTRVTQLINAFRVRGHLMADIDPLEYVQRTHPDLEIEQHGLSFWDLDREFVTGGFGGKRSALLRDILGVLRDSYCRTIGVEYMHIADPAQRQWFQSHLEVPYVKPTHDEQMRILRKLNEAEAFETFLQTKYVGQKRFSLEGAESMIAFLDAMLAGAAESGVEEVAIGMPHRGRLNVLTSIAGKTYGQVFEEFEGAAVFQGSGDVKYHLGNAGEFTAADGSTVPVYLAANPSHLEAVNGVLEGIVRAKQDRLADGDYNVLPVLVHGDAANAGQGVVFETHQLSQLRAYRTGGTVHLVVNNQVGFTTPPTESRSSTYATDVAKSIHAPILHVNGDDPEAVVRVAELAFQYRQEFNRDIVIDLICYRRRGHNEGDDPTMTQPLMYSLIEQKRSVRTLYAENLVGRGDITKEEYEAAQADFQGKLERAFMETHAAATGSMPVVTPELTEIATSEPEATGVDAAVIAAIGDAHGNPPDGFTVHPKVQQVLDKRVKASREGGIDWAFGELLALGTLLLEGTPVRMSGQDTRRGTFVQRHAVMHDRDNGQEWLPLANLGEEQGRLSIYDSLLSEYASMAFEYGYSVERPDALVLWEAQFGDFANGAQIVIDEFIASAEQKWNQHSSLVLLLPHGYEGAGPDHSSARIERFLQMAAENNMTIARPSTPANHFHLLRRQAYSLPRRPLVVFTPKAMLRLRDATSAVEDFTTGRFQPVIDDQQVQDAGAVKRVLLHSGKIHYDLKAEIAKRGRSDVALVRVEQLYPLPVDEINAAVDRYPDAQLVWVQEEPLNQGSWPFVHLALPRHLHGRTLRVVGRPQSASPATGSAKRSARELTTILESALG, translated from the coding sequence GTGTCCACCCCTGCGGACGACAACGATTTCGGAGCGAACGAGTGGCTCGTGGAGGAGCAGTACCAGCTCTTCCTCAAGGACAAGGACTCGGTCGCCCGATCGTGGTGGCCCATCCTGGAGCGCTACGCCGCCCAGCGTGACGCCGGTGGCGCCGCCACCAGCATGAGCGAGGCGCCCCCTGCGAACGCGGCGCCCAAGGCCCCCGCACCGGCACCGGCATCGGCATCGGCATCGGCATCGGACGCACCCGAGCCCAGCGCACCCGAGCCCAGTGACGCACCCGAGCCCCGCGATGCACCCGAGCAGGCCGCCGCGCCCAAGCGACCCACGCCGCCGCGGCAGCCGCAGCGAGCCGAGTCGCGCCCCGACCAGCCGGTCGACTCGGGTGAGGCGCAGCGTGCGCAGGATGCGCCGCAGGAGGAGACCGAGGGACAGGCCGAGACACCGGCGCCCGCGACCAAGGCCGACGGCGGCATCGTCGCCAAGACCACCGGCCAGGCCGCCCGGCCGATGCCGGTGCCGGCGGATGCGCCGACGGCAGTGGAGAAGAAGGCTCCCGCCGACGACGAGCCGAGCGAGGAGCCAGTCGTCACGACGCTCCGCGGCATGCCGAAGACGCTCGCCGTGAACATGGACAAGTCGCTGTCGATGCCGGTCGCCACGAGCGTCCGCACCGTGCCGGCGAAGCTCATGATCGACCAGCGCATCGTCATCAACAACCACCTGCGGCGCACCCGCGGCGGCAAGGTGTCGTTCACGCACATCATCGGCTATGCCCTCGTGCAGGCGCTCAAGGCCTTCCCGAGCCAGAACGTCTACTACGACCTGGTCGACGGCAAGCCCGCGATGATCGCGCCGCCGCACGTGAACCTCGGCATCGCCATCGACATCCCCAAGCCCGACGGCACCCGCGCGCTGCTGGTGCCGAGCATCAAGGCGTGCGAGACGATGAACTTCCAGGAGTTCGTCGCCGCCTACGAGGCGCTCGTGAAGAAGGCTCGGGCCAACAAGCTCGATGCGGGCGACTTCGCCGGCACCACCATCTCGCTCACCAACCCGGGCGGCATCGGCACCGTGCACTCGGTGCCGCGCCTGATGCCGGGGCAGGGCTGCATCATCGGCGTCGGCGCGCTCGACTACTCGGCCGAGTTCATGGGCTCGAGCACCGAGACCCTCGCCAACGCGGGCGTCGGCAAGACCGTCACCCTCACCTCCACCTACGACCACCGGGTGATCCAGGGCGCGGGCTCCGGCGAGTTCCTGAAGATCGTGCACGGCCTGATCGTGGGCGAGCAGGACTTCTACAAGGGCATCTTCGCCGACCTGCGGATCCCCTACGAGCCCATCAAGTGGGCGACGGATGTCGCGGTGCGCGAGGCCGACGAGCTCTCGAAGCAGACGCGCGTCACCCAGCTCATCAACGCGTTCCGCGTGCGCGGCCACCTGATGGCCGACATCGATCCGCTGGAGTACGTGCAGCGCACGCACCCCGACCTCGAGATCGAGCAGCACGGGCTGTCGTTCTGGGATCTCGACCGGGAGTTCGTCACCGGCGGGTTCGGCGGCAAGCGCTCGGCGCTGCTGCGCGACATCCTCGGCGTGCTGCGCGACTCGTACTGCCGCACGATCGGCGTCGAGTACATGCACATCGCCGACCCGGCGCAGCGCCAGTGGTTCCAGAGCCATCTCGAGGTGCCCTACGTCAAGCCGACCCACGACGAGCAGATGCGCATCCTGCGCAAGCTCAACGAGGCAGAGGCCTTCGAGACCTTCCTGCAGACGAAGTACGTCGGCCAGAAGCGCTTCTCGCTGGAGGGCGCGGAGTCGATGATCGCGTTCCTCGACGCGATGCTCGCCGGCGCGGCCGAGTCGGGCGTCGAGGAGGTCGCGATCGGCATGCCGCACCGCGGCCGCCTGAACGTGCTCACCTCGATCGCCGGCAAGACCTACGGCCAGGTGTTCGAGGAGTTCGAGGGCGCCGCCGTCTTCCAGGGCTCTGGCGACGTCAAGTACCACCTCGGCAATGCCGGGGAGTTCACCGCCGCCGACGGCTCGACCGTGCCGGTCTACCTCGCCGCGAACCCGTCGCACCTCGAAGCGGTCAACGGTGTGCTCGAGGGCATCGTGCGCGCGAAGCAGGATCGCCTGGCAGACGGCGACTACAACGTGCTCCCCGTGCTCGTGCACGGCGATGCCGCGAACGCCGGGCAGGGCGTGGTGTTCGAGACGCACCAGCTCTCGCAGCTGCGCGCCTACAGGACCGGCGGCACGGTGCACCTGGTCGTGAACAACCAGGTCGGCTTCACCACGCCCCCGACGGAGTCGCGCTCGTCGACCTACGCCACGGATGTGGCGAAGTCGATCCACGCGCCGATCCTGCACGTCAACGGCGACGACCCCGAGGCGGTCGTGCGCGTCGCCGAGCTGGCGTTCCAGTATCGCCAGGAGTTCAACCGCGACATCGTCATCGACCTCATCTGCTACCGGCGCCGCGGCCACAACGAGGGCGACGACCCCACGATGACCCAGCCGCTCATGTACTCGCTCATCGAGCAGAAGCGCTCCGTGCGCACCCTCTACGCCGAGAACCTCGTCGGCCGCGGTGACATCACCAAGGAGGAGTACGAGGCGGCCCAGGCCGACTTCCAGGGCAAGCTCGAGCGCGCCTTCATGGAGACGCATGCGGCCGCGACGGGATCGATGCCCGTGGTGACGCCGGAGCTGACCGAGATCGCGACCAGCGAGCCAGAGGCCACCGGGGTCGACGCCGCCGTCATCGCGGCCATCGGCGATGCGCATGGCAACCCGCCGGACGGGTTCACCGTGCACCCGAAGGTGCAGCAGGTGCTGGACAAGCGCGTCAAGGCGAGCCGCGAGGGCGGCATCGACTGGGCGTTCGGCGAGCTGCTCGCGCTCGGCACGCTGCTGCTCGAGGGCACCCCCGTGCGGATGTCCGGCCAGGACACGCGTCGCGGCACGTTCGTGCAGCGCCACGCGGTCATGCACGACCGGGACAACGGCCAGGAGTGGCTGCCGCTGGCCAACCTCGGCGAGGAGCAGGGTCGCCTGTCGATCTACGACTCGCTGCTCAGCGAGTACGCCTCGATGGCGTTCGAGTACGGCTACTCGGTCGAGCGCCCCGACGCGCTCGTGCTGTGGGAGGCGCAGTTCGGCGACTTCGCCAACGGGGCCCAGATCGTCATCGACGAGTTCATCGCCTCCGCCGAGCAGAAGTGGAACCAGCACTCCTCGCTCGTGCTGCTGCTGCCGCACGGCTACGAGGGCGCGGGTCCCGATCACTCGTCCGCCCGCATCGAGCGCTTCCTCCAGATGGCCGCCGAGAACAACATGACGATCGCGCGGCCGTCCACCCCGGCGAACCACTTCCACCTGCTGCGTCGGCAGGCGTACTCGCTGCCCCGGCGCCCACTCGTGGTCTTCACCCCGAAGGCCATGCTGCGGCTGCGGGATGCGACGAGCGCGGTCGAGGACTTCACCACCGGTCGCTTCCAGCCGGTGATCGACGACCAGCAGGTGCAGGACGCGGGAGCCGTCAAGCGGGTGCTGCTCCACTCGGGCAAGATCCACTACGACCTCAAGGCGGAGATCGCCAAGCGCGGTCGCTCCGACGTCGCACTCGTGCGGGTCGAGCAGCTCTACCCACTGCCGGTCGACGAGATCAACGCCGCCGTCGACCGCTACCCCGACGCGCAGCTCGTCTGGGTGCAGGAGGAGCCGCTCAACCAGGGCTCGTGGCCGTTCGTGCACCTGGCACTCCCCCGCCACCTGCACGGGCGCACGCTCCGGGTCGTTGGTCGCCCGCAGTCCGCGAGCCCCGCCACCGGCTCGGCCAAGCGGTCGGCGCGCGAGCTCACGACCATCCTGGAGTCGGCGCTGGGCTGA
- a CDS encoding bifunctional 3'-5' exonuclease/DNA polymerase — MVAASFDVGVAPLDRGARIAVATLADGRARDVAVHASARVADDPRVAAPGARIVWQDARAIAGSLLDAGLALERVRDVRLVHRILVEARGIEAEERWARPLRADAGGLFSLAPEAEPLDALAAQLALQEAAIGDDAGLRMLAAAESMGGVLSVELSRQGLPFDRARHDALLVGALGERHAGTGPGSRPRRMEALAVEIRAALATPSLNPDSPQEVLKALKRAGVDVASTARWELREHDHPVIAPLIEYKHLARLHTANGWSWAQRWARSDAQGRCRLAIEYVPGGVVTGRWATEGSGAMQIARQIRGAVAAEPGMRLVVADAAQLEPRALAAIARDEALADAGRGTDLYRGLVDRGVVATRQQAKLGMLGALYGGTTGESAVVLPRLARAYPKAMGVVESAARAGERRERVRTWLGRTSPLPAPWGDDQRGQRQARAWGRFTRNFVVQGTAAEWALAWMAGIRRGIRDIDGAALVCFLHDEVIVQAPAERAAEVAETVGAAAAEAGRLLFGRFPIDFPVQTAIVEDWSQAKD; from the coding sequence ATGGTCGCCGCGAGCTTCGACGTGGGCGTCGCACCGCTCGACCGCGGGGCGCGCATCGCGGTGGCGACCCTGGCGGACGGGCGCGCGAGGGATGTCGCGGTGCACGCGAGCGCGCGGGTCGCCGACGATCCCCGAGTGGCCGCGCCGGGGGCGCGCATCGTCTGGCAGGACGCCAGGGCGATCGCGGGCTCGCTGCTCGACGCCGGGCTCGCGCTGGAGCGGGTGCGGGATGTGCGGCTCGTGCATCGGATCCTCGTCGAGGCTCGCGGCATCGAGGCGGAGGAGCGGTGGGCCCGGCCGCTGCGCGCCGACGCCGGGGGGCTCTTCTCGCTGGCCCCGGAGGCGGAGCCGCTCGATGCGCTCGCGGCGCAGCTGGCGCTGCAGGAGGCGGCGATCGGCGACGATGCAGGGCTGCGGATGCTCGCCGCCGCCGAGTCGATGGGCGGGGTGCTGTCGGTGGAGCTCAGCCGCCAGGGCCTGCCGTTCGATCGCGCCCGGCACGACGCGCTGCTGGTCGGCGCGCTGGGGGAGCGCCACGCGGGCACGGGCCCCGGCTCGCGGCCGCGCAGGATGGAGGCGCTCGCGGTCGAGATCCGCGCAGCGCTCGCGACGCCGTCGCTCAACCCCGATTCGCCGCAGGAGGTGCTGAAGGCGCTCAAGCGGGCCGGCGTCGACGTCGCCTCGACGGCGCGCTGGGAGCTGCGCGAGCACGACCATCCGGTCATCGCGCCGCTCATCGAGTACAAGCACCTCGCGCGGCTGCACACCGCGAACGGCTGGTCGTGGGCGCAGCGCTGGGCTCGCAGCGACGCGCAGGGCCGCTGCCGGCTCGCGATCGAGTACGTGCCCGGCGGCGTCGTCACGGGGCGCTGGGCGACAGAGGGCTCCGGCGCGATGCAGATCGCCCGGCAGATCCGCGGAGCGGTCGCCGCGGAGCCGGGCATGCGACTGGTGGTCGCCGACGCCGCGCAGCTCGAGCCGCGCGCGCTCGCGGCCATCGCGCGCGACGAGGCGCTGGCCGACGCGGGCCGCGGCACCGATCTGTACCGGGGCCTGGTCGATCGCGGCGTCGTCGCCACGAGGCAGCAGGCGAAGCTCGGCATGCTGGGGGCGCTCTACGGCGGCACCACGGGGGAGTCGGCGGTGGTGCTGCCGCGGCTGGCGCGCGCGTACCCGAAGGCGATGGGTGTCGTGGAGTCGGCTGCCAGAGCCGGCGAGCGTCGGGAGCGGGTGCGCACGTGGCTCGGGCGCACCTCGCCGCTGCCAGCCCCGTGGGGCGACGATCAGCGCGGGCAGCGACAGGCGCGCGCGTGGGGCCGCTTCACGCGCAACTTCGTCGTGCAGGGGACCGCTGCCGAATGGGCGCTGGCCTGGATGGCGGGCATCCGGCGCGGCATCCGCGACATCGACGGCGCCGCGCTCGTCTGCTTCCTGCACGATGAGGTGATCGTGCAGGCGCCTGCCGAGCGCGCGGCAGAGGTGGCCGAGACGGTCGGGGCGGCCGCGGCGGAGGCCGGCCGGCTGCTGTTCGGACGATTCCCGATCGACTTCCCCGTGCAGACCGCGATCGTCGAGGACTGGAGCCAGGCGAAGGACTGA
- a CDS encoding hemolysin family protein encodes MDLILISIGVILTIGTGLFVASEFALVNLDRSDVEARRDRGELRLVGTIKALKQTSTHLSSAQLGITLTTLLTGYTMEPAISRLLTPVLVSWGLAEPVAGPASSVIAMTGATVLSMIIGELVPKNLALAKPLGTAIAVTPFQRAFTAVFKPAVLGLNGSANGILRSIGIEPKEELSGARTAEELTTLVRRSAMEGALDLDHATLLSRTLRFSELAAGDVMTPRPRVEAIERGDSVADLVALAHRTGFSRFPVIDGDLDEVIGIAHVKQAISVPRDRRADVPVAAIAEDPHRVPESVHLDALLSDLKESGYQLAIVVDEYGGTAGIATLEDLVEEVVGEVSDEHDRMHVDVIQGPGWTSFPGEFRPDELAERARITIPKDGPYETVGGFIMSELGSLPTVGDTVEIDSGTLRVERVDGRRVDRVRHIDRPRAQEEER; translated from the coding sequence ATGGACCTCATCCTCATCTCCATCGGCGTCATCCTGACGATCGGAACCGGCCTCTTCGTCGCGAGCGAGTTTGCGCTCGTGAATCTCGACCGCTCGGATGTCGAAGCCCGGCGCGACCGCGGCGAGCTCCGGCTGGTCGGCACCATCAAGGCGCTGAAGCAGACCTCGACGCACCTCTCGAGCGCGCAGCTGGGCATCACGCTCACCACGCTCCTCACCGGCTACACGATGGAGCCCGCCATCTCGCGCCTCCTCACGCCCGTGCTGGTCTCCTGGGGGCTCGCGGAGCCGGTCGCCGGCCCCGCGTCGAGCGTCATCGCCATGACCGGGGCGACCGTGCTGTCGATGATCATCGGCGAGCTCGTGCCCAAGAACCTCGCGCTCGCGAAGCCGCTCGGCACCGCCATCGCCGTCACGCCCTTCCAGCGAGCGTTCACCGCCGTCTTCAAGCCCGCCGTGCTCGGCCTCAACGGCTCGGCCAACGGCATCCTGCGCTCGATCGGCATCGAGCCGAAGGAGGAGCTCTCGGGCGCCAGGACGGCGGAGGAGCTCACGACCCTCGTGCGCCGCAGCGCCATGGAGGGCGCGCTCGACCTCGACCACGCGACGCTGCTGTCGCGCACGCTGCGCTTCTCGGAGCTCGCGGCGGGCGACGTGATGACGCCCCGCCCGCGGGTGGAGGCGATCGAGCGCGGCGACTCGGTCGCGGATCTGGTCGCGCTCGCGCACCGCACCGGCTTCTCGCGCTTCCCCGTCATCGATGGCGACCTCGACGAGGTGATCGGCATCGCGCACGTCAAGCAGGCGATCTCGGTGCCGCGCGATCGGCGCGCCGATGTGCCCGTCGCGGCGATCGCCGAGGACCCGCACCGGGTGCCGGAGTCGGTGCACCTGGATGCGCTGCTGTCGGACCTGAAGGAGAGCGGCTACCAGCTGGCGATCGTGGTCGACGAGTACGGCGGCACTGCCGGGATCGCGACGCTGGAGGATCTGGTGGAGGAGGTCGTCGGGGAGGTCTCGGACGAGCACGACCGCATGCACGTCGACGTCATCCAGGGGCCGGGCTGGACGAGCTTCCCCGGCGAGTTCCGCCCTGACGAGCTCGCCGAGCGGGCCCGCATCACGATCCCGAAGGACGGGCCCTACGAGACCGTCGGCGGATTCATCATGAGTGAGCTCGGCTCGCTGCCCACCGTCGGCGACACCGTCGAGATCGACAGCGGCACGCTGCGGGTCGAGCGCGTCGATGGCCGCCGCGTCGATCGCGTGCGCCACATCGACCGGCCGCGAGCGCAGGAGGAGGAGCGATGA
- a CDS encoding HNH endonuclease: MTAQVVVLNATLEPIGVASLQRAVAFIVKERAQIMLAADGVIRSNSLELPVPRVVVFNDYVQIPHTRLYAPVPWSRRGVLARDDHRCAYCGAPGATIDHIHPASRGGASTWLNTITACVACNGAKGSRTPAEAGMRLRFEPRVVWRREVLLLAVAAAGVDLQELGLAH; this comes from the coding sequence ATGACTGCGCAGGTGGTGGTGCTCAACGCGACGCTCGAGCCCATCGGCGTCGCTTCGCTGCAGCGCGCGGTGGCGTTCATCGTCAAGGAGCGCGCGCAGATCATGCTGGCGGCCGATGGCGTCATCCGCTCCAACTCGCTCGAACTCCCCGTGCCGCGCGTGGTGGTCTTCAACGACTACGTGCAGATCCCGCACACGCGCCTGTATGCACCGGTGCCGTGGAGCCGACGCGGCGTGCTCGCGCGCGACGACCACCGCTGCGCGTACTGCGGCGCGCCCGGCGCGACGATCGACCACATCCATCCGGCCTCTCGCGGCGGCGCCTCGACCTGGCTCAACACGATCACCGCCTGCGTCGCGTGCAACGGCGCCAAGGGCTCGCGCACCCCGGCCGAGGCGGGCATGCGCCTGCGGTTCGAGCCTCGCGTGGTCTGGCGGCGCGAGGTGCTGCTGCTCGCTGTCGCAGCCGCCGGCGTCGACCTGCAGGAGCTCGGCCTGGCGCATTGA
- a CDS encoding hemolysin family protein: protein MSDWLGILWLVILLAANGFFVGAEFAVISAKRSQIEPLADRGNRAAKLALWAMEHVSLMLAMCQLGITVCSLLILNVSEPAIHHLLEGPLEWTGIPPEVVSIVAFVIALLLVTYLHVVLGEMVPKNAAFSVPDRAVLLLAPPLVLISRVFKPVIWIMNAVANGILRAFGVQPVDEAASAFTIDEVETIVETSKREGLLFDPTGAISRTFEFTERRVRDVALPLDEIVTLAPNATPTDIEAAVRERGFSRYVVTDAEGTPNGYVHIKDVLGADDVDADLPVPSKRIRQLASIYQDAEVEDALALMRSTGAHIARSFDEHGDTTGLLFLEDIIEELVGEVRDATRRLF from the coding sequence ATGAGCGACTGGCTCGGCATCCTCTGGCTGGTCATCCTGCTGGCCGCCAACGGCTTCTTCGTCGGCGCGGAGTTCGCCGTCATCTCCGCCAAGCGCAGCCAGATCGAGCCGCTGGCCGACCGCGGCAACCGCGCCGCGAAGCTGGCGCTGTGGGCGATGGAGCATGTCTCGCTCATGCTCGCCATGTGCCAGTTGGGCATCACCGTCTGCTCGCTGCTGATCCTGAACGTCTCGGAGCCGGCGATCCACCACCTGCTCGAGGGCCCGCTGGAGTGGACGGGCATCCCGCCGGAGGTGGTCTCGATCGTCGCCTTCGTGATCGCGCTGCTGCTCGTGACCTACCTGCACGTGGTGCTCGGCGAGATGGTGCCGAAGAACGCCGCCTTCTCGGTGCCCGACCGGGCGGTGCTGCTGCTCGCGCCGCCGCTCGTGCTCATCTCGCGCGTCTTCAAGCCCGTCATCTGGATCATGAACGCGGTGGCCAACGGCATCCTGCGGGCCTTCGGCGTGCAGCCGGTCGACGAGGCCGCGAGCGCGTTCACGATCGACGAGGTGGAGACCATCGTCGAGACCTCGAAGCGCGAGGGGCTGCTGTTCGACCCCACCGGTGCGATCAGCCGCACGTTCGAGTTCACCGAGCGCCGCGTGCGCGACGTGGCGCTGCCGCTCGACGAGATCGTCACGCTGGCGCCGAACGCGACCCCCACCGACATCGAGGCGGCGGTGCGCGAGCGCGGCTTCTCGCGCTACGTCGTGACGGACGCCGAGGGCACGCCGAACGGCTACGTGCACATCAAGGACGTGCTGGGTGCCGACGACGTCGACGCCGACCTGCCGGTGCCGTCGAAGCGCATCCGGCAGCTCGCCTCGATCTACCAGGACGCCGAGGTCGAGGATGCGCTCGCGCTCATGCGCTCGACCGGAGCGCACATCGCCCGCTCCTTCGACGAGCACGGCGACACGACCGGCCTGCTGTTCCTGGAGGACATCATCGAGGAGCTCGTGGGTGAAGTGCGAGACGCCACCAGGAGGCTGTTCTGA